One window of the Solanum stenotomum isolate F172 chromosome 11, ASM1918654v1, whole genome shotgun sequence genome contains the following:
- the LOC125844163 gene encoding receptor-like protein kinase HERK 1, translating to MMMEGFGLLVKSLFILVLGVLRVSGFEPADNFLVDCGSSKDTNVGNRVFMADKSASKFLSTSKDILADTPSNSITKANDSPLYQTARIFTQQSSYKFPISLTGRHWIRLYFYPFVYQGYDMSTAMFSVSTQKNVLLGNFSPKNASVKEFSVNVTSNDLVVTFSPSSNSFAYINAMEIVSVPDVLITDDASTISPAGTFSGMYAQALETVARVNMGGSLVSFDNDTLWRTWVTDQSFLIQPSSAKSVSKIGSVKYPADGATPDSAPPSVYGTCSKMNVAGTGDDPNANFNVTWTFNVDPGFQYFIRLHFCDIVSIAANQLLFNIYVNSWNVAHDFDPGQKARGILATAYYNDYVTPTAKSNRLNVSVGPSPRSAYPDAFLNGLELLKLNNSQGSLSQVDSVSTNPSSKAKKNVGVIVGVCIGVPVVLVMVGILFCMHRRRKQEKLAQSKIWIPLSMNGGTSHTMGSKYSNGTTISAASNMSYRVPFAALLEATSNFDESLVIGIGGFGKVYKGVLYDGTKVAVKRGNPKSQQGLAEFRTEIEMLSQFRHRHLVSLMGYCDEKNEMILVYEYMENGTLKSHLYGSDLPSMSWKQRLEICIGSARGLHYLHTGYAKAVIHRDVKSANILLDESFMAKVADFGLSKTGPELDQTHVSTAVKGSFGYLDPEYFRRQQLTEKSDVYSFGVVLFEVLCARPVIDPSLPREMVNLAEWAMKWQKLGQLEQIIDSNLEGKIRPDSLRKFAETAEKCLADFGVDRPSMGDVLWNLEYALQLQEAVIQDDPEENSTILIGELSPQVDDFSQVDPGASAAHNGTPNLDDLSGVSMSKVFSQLLKSEGR from the coding sequence ATGATGATGGAAGGTTTTGGATTGTTAGTGAAGAGTTTGTTTATATTGGTGTTGGGAGTTTTGCGTGTTTCTGGTTTTGAACCTGCTGATAATTTCTTAGTAGATTGTGGATCATCTAAAGATACTAATGTTGGTAATAGGGTTTTTATGGCTGATAAATCAGCTTCAAAGTTTTTGTCAACTTCAAAAGATATATTGGCTGATACCCCttcaaattcaattacaaaAGCTAATGATTCACCCCTTTATCAAACTGCTAGAATTTTTACTCAACAATCCAGCTATAAATTTCCAATTAGCCTAACGGGGAGGCATTGGATTCGCCTTTATTTTTACCCGTTTGTTTACCAAGGTTATGATATGAGCACTGCAATGTTCTCTGTTTCCACTCAAAAGAATGTTCTTCTTGGCAATTTCTCTCCAAAAAATGCTTCTGTCAAGGAATTTTCAGTAAATGTTACCTCGAATGACCTTGTAGTAACGTTCTCTCCTTCGAGCAATTCATTTGCTTATATAAATGCTATGGAAATTGTCTCTGTACCTGATGTCCTTATAACTGATGATGCCTCCACCATTAGTCCAGCTGGGACATTTAGTGGTATGTATGCACAGGCTCTCGAAACAGTCGCTAGGGTAAACATGGGTGGATCGTTGGTGTCGTTTGATAATGATACACTTTGGAGAACTTGGGTTACTGATCAAAGTTTCTTGATTCAGCCAAGTTCAGCTAAGTCGGTTAGTAAGATTGGATCCGTAAAATATCCAGCAGATGGAGCAACACCAGATTCTGCACCACCGTCAGTTTATGGTACTTGTAGTAAGATGAACGTGGCTGGTACTGGTGATGATCCTAATGCCAATTTTAACGTGACCTGGACGTTTAATGTGGATCCTGGGTTTCAATATTTCATTCGCTTACACTTCTGTGACATAGTGAGTATAGCTGCCAATCAGCTGCTGTTTAACATTTATGTTAACTCCTGGAACGTGGCTCATGATTTTGATCCTGGTCAGAAAGCTCGGGGAATTTTGGCCACAGCTTATTACAATGATTATGTTACTCCAACCGCTAAAAGTAATAGGCTTAACGTTAGTGTGGGCCCATCTCCAAGGAGTGCTTATCCTGATGCCTTCCTAAATGGACTGGAACTTCTGAAGTTGAATAATTCTCAGGGCAGCCTTAGTCAGGTAGATTCTGTTTCTACTAACCCGAGTTCAAAGGCAAAGAAGAATGTCGGAGTCATCGTGGGTGTGTGTATAGGTGTCCCAGTTGTGTTGGTGATGGTTGGCatcttattttgcatgcatagaagaagaaaacaagaaaagcTTGCCCAGTCAAAAATATGGATTCCTTTATCTATGAATGGTGGCACTTCACACACCATGGGAAGCAAGTATTCAAACGGAACAACCATAAGTGCTGCTTCAAACATGAGTTATCGTGTTCCTTTTGCAGCTTTGCTGGAAGCAACGAGCAACTTCGATGAGAGTTTGGTTATTGGAATAGGTGGCTTTGGGAAGGTATACAAGGGTGTTTTGTATGATGGAACAAAGGTGGCTGTGAAAAGGGGTAATCCCAAGTCCCAACAAGGTCTTGCAGAGTTCCGAACGGAAATTGAGATGCTTTCTCAGTTCCGCCACCGGCATCTGGTTTCATTGATGGGATACTgtgatgaaaaaaatgaaatgattcTAGTTTATGAATATATGGAGAATGGGACCCTCAAGAGCCATCTGTATGGGTCAGATCTACCCAGTATGAGCTGGAAGCAGAGGCTGGAGATATGCATTGGGTCGGCCAGAGGTCTGCACTACCTTCATACTGGCTATGCTAAAGCAGTTATACATCGTGATGTCAAGTCCGCAAACATACTGCTTGATGAGAGTTTTATGGCAAAAGTTGCTGATTTTGGACTATCCAAGACAGGGCCTGAACTTGATCAAACTCATGTTAGCACAGCCGTGAAAGGAAGTTTTGGCTACCTAGATCCAGAATATTTTAGAAGGCAACAGCTGACAGAAAAATCTGATGTTTATTCTTTCGGTGTTGTTTTATTCGAAGTTCTTTGTGCTAGGCCTGTCATAGATCCATCTCTTCCGAGAGAGATGGTCAACTTAGCTGAATGGGCAATGAAGTGGCAGAAGTTGGGACAACTGGAACAAATTATAGATTCCAATCTTGAGGGCAAAATAAGACCAGATTCCCTCAGGAAGTTTGCAGAAACAGCAGAGAAATGCTTAGCTGATTTTGGTGTAGACAGGCCATCAATGGGCGATGTGTTGTGGAATCTGGAGTATGCA
- the LOC125844634 gene encoding peroxidase 15-like, whose product MSPYILAVTCILLSACSFYETNAQLSANFYSSTCPNVSSIVQNVIQQALQSDARIGASLIRLHFHDCFVNGCDASLLLDNNATTNIVSEKDAAPNTNSTRGFDVVDNIKTALESSCPGVVSCADILALAAESSVSQAGGPSWNVLLGRRDSRTANQAGANTSIPSPTEGLTNITAKFTAVGLNITDLVALSGAHTFGRAQCRVFSARLYNFNGTGNPDPSLNTTYLANLRQICPQNGSATALANLDPTTSDGFDNNYYANLQNNQGLLQSDQELFSSGTTLSIVNTFSSNQNTFFQSFVQSMINMGNISPLTGTNGEIHSDCKRIN is encoded by the exons atgtctccTTATATTTTAGCAGTTACATGCATTTTGCTATCAGCTTGTAGTTTCTATGAAACAAATGCCCAATTGAGTGCCAATTTTTACTCAAGTACATGTCCAAATGTTTCAAGTATTGTCCAAAATGTAATTCAACAAGCTTTACAGTCTGATGCCCGCATTGGAGCCAGCCTCATTCGTCTTCATTTCCACGATTGCTTTGTCAAC GGATGTGATGCTTCACTTTTGTTAGATAACAACGCTACAACAAATATTGTAAGTGAGAAAGATGCAGCTCCAAATACAAATTCCACAAGAGGTTTCGACGTCGTTGACAACATTAAAACAGCTCTTGAAAGTTCTTGCCCTGGCGTTGTCTCTTGTGCCGATATTCTTGCTCTTGCCGCAGAATCCTCTGTTTCTCAG GCAGGTGGTCCTTCATGGAATGTTTTATTAGGACGAAGAGACAGTAGAACCGCAAACCAAGCCGGAGCTAATACATCAATTCCTTCTCCTACTGAAGGGTTAACCAACATTACAGCAAAGTTTACTGCTGTTGGCCTTAACATAACCGATCTAGTTGCCTTATCTG GTGCACATACATTTGGACGTGCCCAATGTCGTGTATTCAGTGCCCGGCTTTACAATTTCAATGGCACAGGAAATCCAGATCCAAGTTTGAACACAACTTACTTAGCTAACCTTAGGCAAATATGTCCTCAAAATGGCAGTGCAACAGCCTTGGCTAATCTTGATCCCACCACGTCTGATGGTTTCGATAATAATTATTACGCGAATTTGCAGAACAATCAAGGGCTTTTGCAATCAGATcaagaattattttcatcagGAACAACTTTATCAATTGTGAACACATTTAGTAGTAAccaaaatacattttttcaGAGCTTTGTTCAGTCTATGATTAATATGGGAAATATTAGTCCGTTAACGGGTACCAATGGGGAGATTCACTCAGATTGTAAAAGAATCAATTGA